The nucleotide sequence ACGGAAGGTGATTGGTTCGTTTCCCGCTCGATGACCAACGCAACCAGGCTGCGCCCGTTGCGGGTCCAAGGTGTGCGGCTGGGCACAGGGCTCTATTCGATCCTGTTTCATGACAGCGTCGGCCAGCCCGACCGGTTCGAATTCCTCGGGCCTATGAAAACCTCGGTCACCGCCGTCGGACATGGCCGCAACCCGGATACGTTTGGGGAGCCTGCAAAGATCATGCTCTGTGGCCTGTCTGATGCCGCGACCGACATCTTACGCCCTGGCCGTCAGGTCATCATCAACGCCATTGAGAACGGGTTCAGCGAGGACGTGGCAGCAAGCCTTGTCACGATTGAACCACGCGGCGACGGCAAGGTGGAGATCACCCTTCAAGCCGAGCGAAGCTTCGACCATTTCACCAAGGGCGACACGGTGTTTCGAATGAACGCGGTCAAGATAAGCCACGGCGAAAGCAAGGGACCCAAAACGCTTGGGTCTGGCGACGGCGAACGACCGCGTCAGCATTTCACCTTGCAAGTGGGTGAGATCAGCCACGTGCCCTCACCAGTGTCTGAAAGTGGCGTTATCCCCGCTTTGGATGTGGCAGTGGACGGCGAGGTTTGGCCCTATGCCGATTACATCGACCCCGCCGCCGAAGGCACGCGCAGCTGGTCCAGCACCTTGGGGGAGGACGGGTATCTGCGCATCCATTTCCGCCGTCGCCTGCCGACAGGCACCAACAATGTCGGGCTGATCCGTCACCGGGTGGGTGTCGGCTTGAAAGGCAGCCGCATCCCGCCGTTCAGCTTCACGAAGCCGATGAAGAAGACGGCGTATGTTTCTGAAATTCATCAACCTTTCTCCACATCGGGCGGTGCTGACCGAGAACCCGTCGAAAGTCTGCGCAGTTCTGCGCCCTCAAGGCTGTCCTCTAATGGCCGCGCGGTGTCGCTGCGCGATTTTGAGCGGCTGACGGCCCGGCACGCCTCGGTCTGGCGTGCGCGGGCTGAGGAAATCGCCACGGCCACCAGATCGCGCGAGATCATGATGACAATTGTTCCAGCCGGTGGTGCCGAGCTTGGGCTGCTGGAACATGATCTGCGCGCCGCCATTCTGGCGCGGGCCATCCCCGGCGTCGTACTCTCATTTCAGCCCTACACGCCTATCCTGCTGCGTTTTGCAGCGACCGTGCGCGCGGATCTGACCAGCTACGACCAAACGGACCTGCAGGGGGCCTGCGAGGACGCGCTGCGCGGGGCGTTTGCGCTGCAAGAACGCGACTTTGCGCAGCCTGCATACGTGTCCGAGGCTCTCGCGGCGCTGGAATCCGTTCATGGCATCGAAAACGCGATCATCAGTGGCTTTGACTATACCAGCCCCACCGGGATCGAGCCGCAAACCGTGGCCATCAATGATGGCACAATAGCCACCATCTTCCCGCGCCCCGAACAGGTCGCCCATATCGGTGACCTGTCCGAAGTCGGCGCAAATTCGGTGCTTATTACCGTGAAAGACATCCATGACCCAATCGATTGACCCTCTCAGATCTCGCGCCGGGCGCATCCTTTATCGGGAATTGCCCGAGGAATACCGCTACCGCGACGGCGGCTCAGACGCCGAGCTTGGCGATCTTGAGGCGTTCCTGCATGGGTTTGGTGCGTTGCTGGACCAGGTTCGAAATACCACGGAACAAGCCTATGCCGACGCCTTCGCCGAGCCGCAGCCCGACGGGCGCGCGATGCAGTCGTGGCTGGTGCCCTATATGGCAGAGCTTTTTGGCGCCGAACTGACAGCGCCCGACCCCGACCAACGTGTGTCGGAACTGAATAACGCGGTGAGCTGGTTCAAATCCAAAGGCACATTGGCAAGCGTCGATTCCGTGTCGGACGTTGTGGCCGGAACCGAGACGGTGGCGCGCGAAGGTTGGCGTCATGTCGCCACCTGCCCGCGCGTCGGCCTGCCGCCCTTCACCGTGCCGCCCGAAATGGTGCCGCAGCGCGAAAAGGATGCTTTGACCGCCGGTATGCGCCCGCAAGGCACACCGGATATGCGCCAGATGAACCGCGCCGTGCAGGACCCTGAGGGAAGCAACCCGCTGTTCCGCATCAAGCCAGAGAAGATGTCCGGCGAACGCCCGGTATACTGGCGGCAGCGCGCGCCCGGTGGCGCGCCGTGCTTTCCGCTGGCCTATGATGACATGACCCCGCGCTGCCCCGATATGCGCGACCCCGCGCGGGTGCGCCGTGTCGGCCCGCACCCGCGCCGCACCTTGATCCATGTGCGCCCGCCGCAGGGCATGTTCGACGTGAACCTGCCGCATGTTTCACTGAGAACCGAGGACCTGCTGGCCCTGTTGGCGGAAAAGCCACGGCTCGTAGCCGAGGACCTGCTTTCCCCAATGGATCCGGCCGATTTGGCGGGCATCACCCATGTGGTGCTGGAAATTGATGCACCGCTGGATTTACCGGACGGCGCTTTCTACTTCGAAGGCATCCGTTTTGTGGGGCCCGTTGGACCTTCATCGATACGAGGCGCAGCGGGTACCGAAATTATGCTGCGCGACTGCGCCGTGCACAGCGTTTCGCTTGCCGGCGAGGAGCTTGACGCCGTTGGGTTGGACGCGGCCGATTGCATTTTTCACGATCTTACCTGCCAGAACCGCATTGCGCGGCTGGAATATTGCACCCTCACCGGCGACGCCATTCTGGGCCGCATTCAGGCCTCTGATTGCGTCTTCAACACCTTGACCGACACGCTGATCTGTCCACCCGATGAGACGTTGGGCGACGGCGCGCCTTACGCAAATTGCGTGCGTTTCAGCCGCTTCGCCCCGGTGGTGATGGAGACGGCCAATGCCAAATGCCTCGACACGCTGTCCGTGTCGAACACCACTGAACCCGTCTATTTCGTGGACCGTTGGCATCGCCTGCCCGATGGCACATGCATCAAGCGCACCGCCGAATATGGCGAACCGGGCTACGGGGTCTTGGACACCGACACTGGCATCGCAGTGACGCATGGTGCCGAAGACGAAGGCGAGATGGGCGCAGGCCACGGGCTGCATCTGGCCGCGTCATTGACCGCCATCCGCCGCAAACTGGAAACCTTCCTGCCGGTCGGGCAGGAAATCGCAATTTTTTACGATCCGCATCTGGCCCACACCCCACCGGTGCTGCTGCCAGACACCTCGGCTGACGCATAAGGAGACGACACCATGAAGGGCTCAATTTCACGCCAAAGCGACCGGTCCGAGCAGCGTTATTCCGGCCTGCGCCACATCCAAGGCGGCATGATCACCGATGCGGACCTGAACGAGGCCGCGACGCTCAATTTGCGACGGGACGAGGCACAAGGTGCTGCTTTCGCGGGATCCGGCGTACCTGCCCAGGGCGGCATGATCCAGATCAGCGACAAAGGCGAGGTGTTTGTTCAGGACGGCACCGTGTTTGCCGAGGGCAAGCAAGGGCATTTCACGATGCCCGGGTTTGGCGAGCCAACCAACAGCCTTGAAGTCGTACAGAAATTGCAGGCGGACCTGCAGACCGAAGGCGGCCTGCCGTCAATGGCCTTGGCCTATATGGATCTGTGGGAACGTCCAGTTTTCGCGCTGCAAGACCCGTATCTGGCTGATCCTGGCCTGCATGGGGCTGAAACCTCGTTCCGCACCCGGACCATGACGCAGCTCAAGCTGCTGCCGCTGCGGTCTTTGCCAGAGGACGCCCGCGACCTAGAAAAGCTGATTGCCGACCCGGCGTTCCAGCGCAAAGGCAACGCCACGGTGACGTTGTCCAAATCCTCGACGGTACTGGCAGCGGCCGATTGCGACCCTTGCGCCGACCAGATCAGCGTAGAAAAGACGCCACCCAACGCTTTGTTTCGAATTGAAATTGTCGATGTGACGCTGGACGCTGCGGGGCGCGCGACAGGCGTTGAGCTGGCTTGGTCCTATGAAAACGGCGAGGTGATCGAAAGCTTCGACCGCGCATCCGCAATCAGCAAGAAAGAAGCGGTGTATCAGCTGTTCAACGAGGCCTCGGAAACCCAGATCGGGTATCTGTCGCCGAAGGCGTACAAGCCTATCCGGTCCGGCTTTACCCGATCATTGGCCTCAAACAAGGTGGGCGGTGTCACCTATGACAGCGTGCGGCGCTGGGACGGTCATGCCAACGTGCCCTTTGACTCCGCTGAAGAAGTCACCGGCGAGACCCCAAAAGCGGCCAAATCCAACGGCAAAGTCATCAAGGTCCAAACAGAATTCTTCACGGTAAATCTTGATGTTACGGGGAGAACCTTCGTCGTTGGCGACTACTGGCAGGTCGAGATGCGCCGCTACGCCGCCGAGGATGAGCAGCTGACTTTAAATGGCGGCCCGTTCGATGGACCAAGCGGGCCACGCGGCCCCGACCATTATTTCTGCCCGCTGTTTTTCACCGAAGGCGATGACTTCCTGCCCCTGCCGGACATGCTGCGCCGCTCCCTTAGCTTCCCGACCCTCAGCGATATTCCAGCCGATCACGTCAGCTATGACGCCGACCCGAAATGCGACCTGATGAATGGCGCGCTGACGGTGCAGGAAGGGCTGGACGCAGTGTGCGACATCAACGCCGGGCATGTAGCGTTTACCCCACCTCAAGAGGGCTGCGAGACGCTGGAAGGCACTAAAAACGTGCGCGAGGCGCTGATCGCATTGTGCGAAACGGATGTAGAGAAGCAGTTCCGCCTGATGATGCGTTCCATGATGGATTGGGGCGTGGTTTGCGGACTGAAACTGGAGCAACTGCGAAACTCTGTCTCCCTCTCAGCGGGCATCGTACATGACCGCAGCGGCATCCTGCACGAGGTCGATGCGATTGAATTCGACGTGCGCAAGTTGAACGAAAAGAACCTTTGGGATCCCAAACTGGATTTGGGCGAAATTCAGGAGAAATTTGGTGAAATCTGCCTCGCGCTCGCCGTGCGGGATGATGAGCAGCATATCGTTTTGTGCTCGCCCGATGCTGCCCAGAACAGCGAGGAACTGACCCTCGCCCAGCGGATAGAACGCTGCCTGAAGACCAAAGGCAGCCTCGCAGAAAACGAGTTTTTCGAAAAACTCAGCGACGAAGACCGGGTCGTGTTGACCAAGGTACATGTCAGTTTCCGCGGCGGGTTGGAGCCGCAAGACGGGTTGGGCCTGAACAAGGAGGAATTTGAGCGCGCCCGAAAGCTGATGGAGATGCTGATCGAAGACTTCGCCAAGCGCGTGGATCGCAACGACCAGCAACGGTTGAAGAAAGCGCTCGCCAATGTAGAACGGGAAATCGAAAACCTGAAGCAGATGATGGGCCCCGGCCAGCAGGAACTGCTATACATCTCAATGATCTACGCGACATTGATGAAGCTGGACGACGAGCTGCGGGTCGATTGCCTTTGCGACAACGCCGTGCCGTCCTGCAGCGACGCTTTTGAGGGCTACACCTTGGTCCCGGTGGGTTGCCTCGAATTCCATCCCGAGACGCTGAAACTGGGCGAATTGATCCTGACCCATACCTGCATGATGTGCTGCCGCAAACAGGCGCAGACATGGAAGAGCCAGCGGTACTATTTTGGCGACCAAATTGGACGCATGTTGAGCCAGTTCAAAGAGCTGTGCTGCGAAGACAAGTTGAACCCCGACGGCAATATCGGGTTGCAGATCGAAGACTGGCTGGAAGAGCGCGGACCGGCCCCGTGGGACGCCGAACAGTCGGGCGACATGTGGCCGCCTGCCCCCACCTATCTGCCGAAATCCAAGCTGCGTGGCTACTCCCTGAACGCCGCACACCGCGGGTTTGGCGGCTGGCGCAAAGGCCGCGTGCCGAGCATCCTCGACATCAAGGGCCGCAAGACCCAAGAGGCGCAGGAGATCCTGAAACGCGGCGGCTTCAATCTGGTGGAAACGGTGGATATCGAGGGCATCAGCAAAGCCGTTGAGCTCTCCAAGGCGCGCGGGCCATTGCTGAACCGCTACCCCCAAAAGGGCGACCACGTTGTGTTGCTGACCCATAAAGAGCTCGCTGTGGAATTCGTGGTGATCCATCAGGAACGCCGCAAACCACTCCGCCGCTTCGACCGGATTCCGCTGGACATCATCAAGATTGACCCCCGCATCCTCAAAGAGGTACCGGCAAAGGACCCCACCAAGGGCGTCACGATCAAGGATTTCGGCCGCAAGGACGTCATTTTTGACCCGAAGATTGCCGCCGAGCTGGTCAAAAAGAACCCCAACCTCATCAAAGGCGTGGGCGGCGTCAAGAAAGGCCCGACCAAGGCCCAGCTTGCGGCCCAGAAAAAGGCCGAGGAGGCCCGCAAAAAAGAGCTGGCCGCCAAAAAGCAGGCCGATGCCCGACGCGCCGCGAAGCTGAAAAAGGTGGCCGACCTGAAGGCCGCAGAAGTGGCCAAACGGCGCAACGATATGGCCAAAAAGGCGGCCGCCGATAAACTCACTGCGGCGAAGAAGGCCGATGACCTGCGCAAGGCGCAGGCAGCGCAGAAGGCCCTGGCGTCCAAACGTGCCGCGCAAAAACGCGAAGCGGCCCGCAAGGCTGCAGCCCAAAAGGCGGCAGCAAAGAAACAGGCCGATCAACGCGCCGCAGCCAAGCGCGCAGCGGCGCAAAAGGCACTGGCCAAAAAACAGGCGGACGCAAAGAAACGGCAACAGGCCAAGGCCGCGCTGAAAGTGCAAACCCCGACGGCAGCGCAACTGCGCGCGATGCGCAACCTGCAGAACAAGCCGAAGAAATGACGCGATTGCACGGCCATAACGGGTGGCGGCCGGGATGAAGCACAAGGCCGTCGCCAAGACCCAAAGCAAGGCGCCTGCTGCGCGGGTGCCTGTGCGCAGGCAACCTTTGCGGCTGCCCACCCCGGTGGTGCAGCCCAGCCTGCGAGTCGGCGCGGTCAATGATCCTGCAGAACGCGAGGCGGAGACGATGGCCGCCCGCGTTGTTGGTGCCTCTGCTCCGACGCTGGCGGCGGCACCTGCAGCGCAAGGCGGCGCGGCGGCAAATGCCCCCGCTGCCCCTCTCAGGCGCAATGCCGACAACCAACCAAACACAGACGAACTGGTGCCTACACCGCCCCCCGCCGATCACGCGGATTTCGACCTGCCCTCAACGCAGGATGTCGCCACGGACAATCTGGACGCCTCTGACTTGAGCGAACTTGAAAGCGGCGAACCCCAGGATATCGGAGGTGAGGTGGCGCTTGCACGACGCGCCGAGCGACCCGGTGCCGTAGTGGGCCGCATGGGCGGTCCAGCCCCCAAGGACGTTGCAGCGCTAGTGGCCAACCCCGGGCCGGGACGGCCCCTGCCCTCCGGTCTGCGCGCGCGGGTCGAGCCGCATTTCGAGACCAGCTTTGAAGACGTGCGGCTGCATGACAAACCGGCCGACCGCGATGCCGCCGCGCGCATTGGCGCACGGGCCTTCACCCATGGCAACCACATCTGGCTTGCGGATGGCGAAAGTCCGACCAACACCCGCCTGATGGCGCACGAACTAACCCACGTGGTGCAGCAAACCCAAGGCGACAAAGCCCTGCCCTTGCACCGCGACGCCGTTCAGCGCGAGCCGATCCGGCGTGATGATGACGACGAAGGCTATATCGAGGGTTGGCTGGAAGACAAAGCCCGCTACGTTCCCGGCTACACATTGGCGACCGTCATTCTGGGCCGCACCCTGATTTCGGGGCGGCGCGTGCTGAAGACCGCGACCAACCTTTTGCAAGGCATATTCGGGTTGCACCCGCTGGGCACCGTGCTGTTCGACAAGCTACAGGAAACCAACATGATCACTGATGCCTTCACCTGGGTGTCGGACCGGCTGGGTGAGCTCAACCTGACCTGGTCACGCGTGCGCGGGCTGGTGGACCGTGTGCTGGACCTCAGCCCGATCCGCCATGGGCTGGATGATGTAATCGCAATTTTTGCCCCGATCACGCGCGACCTGATCACCTTCGCGGTTGATGTGGGCAAGAAGGTGCTGGAGTTCGCCGTGCGCGGAGCACTGAAGCTTGCTGGCCCCTACGCAGATCGAGTCTGGGCCATCATCGAACAAGCGCGGGACGTTATCCATCTCATTGTGGAGGACCCCTTGGGGTTCGCCATGAACCTCGTGCGGGCCGTCGTGGGGGGCTTTCGCAAGTTCGGGGTCAACATACTGACACACCTCAAGAACGGCATCCTTGGTTGGCTCTTCGGCGCGATCGCAGGCGCGGGCATCACCATGCCCGAACGGCTCGATTTCAAAGGCCTGATGTCGCTGGTCATGCAAATTCTTGGCCTGACCTACGCCAATTTCCGCCGCATTCTTGTGCGCCAGCTGGGGTCCCGCGGCGAACGGATCGTGTCGATGATCGAGACCTCCGTCGAGATTGTCCGCATCCTGATCACCGAAGGCTTCGCGGGCATCTGGCAAAAGATGCTGGAGATGATTGAGAATTTCAAAACAACGCTGATTTCCGGGCTGGTACAGATGGTGACCACCAATGTGATCAGCGCAGGCATAGGCTGGTTGGCGGGGTTGTCCAATCCTGTGGGCGCCGTGGTGCGCGTCATCAAGGGTATCTACGATCTGATCGTGGCCTTCCTGGAGCGGCTCGACCAGATCATGGAGGTCGCGCAGGCGATCTTCTCCTCCGTGGGTGCCATTGCGCGTGGCGAGACGGAACCGGCAGCAAACTTCGTTGAACAGGTCATCGGCCGCACCGTACCGGTGGTCATTTCCTTCCTCGCCGCGGCACTTGGGTTAGGCGGCATCTCCACCAGCATTCGGCGTGTCATTGATCGCCTGCAAGCCCCAATCTTACGCGCAATGGAGCGCCTTGTGGCCTTCGTCGTGAAGAAGGCAAAGAAGATGTTCTCGGCTTTGATACGACGGCTCAACGGGCGCAGACGACTGCCCAGCGTGCCATTCATGGTCGGCGACACCCCGCATGAAATCCAGATGCACAAGGACGGTCGCAAGGTCAAATACATGATCGCGTCTGACAACCCCAAGGAGAAAGACGTCGTCGCCACAGCGACCACCCGCGCCGCCAACGAAATCGAGGCGGAGCGCGCCAAGCAAGAGGCGCAGCGCGTGGCCGAAGAAGTGGCCGACCTCGCCGCCAAGATGGAACGGCACGAAAACATCAACACCGAGTCCGAGCGACAACCGACGGGTCGGCCAATGGCAGCCAGCTCAGAAACAGCGACGACCGAAGTTGCTGAGATTACCTCGGAAAGCGCGACGCTGATTGATGAGGTGGGCGTCACCACCGAGGTGGACGCCGATGACGCCGCCCTTGTGCGCGGCGAACCGGGACGCATCGAGGCCTTGGAAGGCATGGTCGGCACCTATGACCATGTGGCCAGCGAAAAAGCGCGACTGGGAGAGGCCGCCGGCCTGGGGCGCGACGAGCTGCAGCGCTACGAGCTGGATCACGTTGTCGAAAAGCAATATGCGATCAACATTCTCAACAATCTCGACCGGCTTGACCCCAACGCCCCGTCCGATGGCTCAGTGATGCGCGACCTGCCCGAAACAGCCGCGGGCAACCGGCAGCGCGTGACCCGCGAGGCCGACAACGCGGCGCAGCGCTTCGGGCTTTTGGGATCGGGCGATTACCAGACAATTTCACCCAGCGGCGGCATCCTTCCGGTGATCGCGACCTATAAGCTGAACCACCAACGCGTCACAGGCGGGGCCGATGGCGGATCCGCGCGGGCATTGGTGGAGCGTGCGCTTGCCGCCCCCACCGATAAGCACGGCGTTCTGCGCACCGCTCTGCAGGAGCAATTGACGCTTGAAGTTCAATCCGTGGTCGACATGATTTCGGGTGACACAACTGCGCCGCCCGAAATTGTCGCAAATGTACGAGCGGGGCTGACCACGATCCAAAGCGACAACGCGCGCATCTACGCGTTGGGCCAACAATCAGAGGTCCCGGCCGCCAGCCCGGACGCAGGTGTGAACGACACTGCCGCCCATATGAACGGCGAAGGGCGCTCCCCCAATTTCCGTCAGATGGAGGGCGCGGGCAGCGCCTATGGCAGCGCGCAAAGCGGCAATGCCGGCTACCTTGAGAATGACCATGTGGTTGACAAAGCCTACCCCAAAAACATCGCCGAACTTCCTTTGCTGACGGACACACAAAAGGCCAGCTTGGACACCACCATCAAATCCAACTTTGAAGTGGATACCATCGGCGCATTGCCCAATGACGTGCAGAACCGCCGCCGTCGGGTTCACAACCGCGCGCTGTTCTTTGGCGCCCGCCATCCCATGCGCACCTTTACCGACGCGACGGGCTGGTCCATTCCACTGTACAAACCTCTTGCCGACCGCGTGACCGCCGCCACCGGGGAGCGCACCAATTTCGCGTCTTTTGCCGCGCAGGGGGAAACATCGATGCTGAGCCATCTGGCGACATTCATTGCCGAGGGCACAGACGGCTCGCTGGCAAGCGCCGAACAAGCCGCGCAAGGCCCCGTCAAAGACAAGCTCAGCAGCCTGACCGAACATCACATGACCGCCATCACCAGCCAATATCGCGAGGAATTCCCACGCATTCGCCAAGCCAACCCCAACGCGCAGGCACAGGCGGAGGCGGCGCTGCGAGAAATCACCGGCCGCGTCGCCGTCTCCTTGCAGGCCGCCCGCGAACAAACCCGCACATTGACCCAATAGCCAACCACTTCTGACCGAGATGAGCCAAACTTTGACCAAAGACCCAATTCAGGCTTAGACTTCTGCCATTGAGTACGACTTATTTTTCGAGGTTCTTTTTATGACCCACCCCATTGGCCCAACGCCCTTCCGCGCTTTGACGGGGTCTGAGCGATGAACAACCCCTTCACCACCGAATTCCGACCGCCTCGCCGCCTGCGCGTATTCGCGTTCGACCCAGCCACGGCGCGCAAGTTTTCCAATCGCGATGCCAGCATTGTCACCATCTCCATTCCCTATGAGATGGACCCATCGGAGCCAAATGGCGACAAGCTCGGACCTTCGGGCACCTATTTCGAAGTGATCGACTACGACCCCGCAAGCGGCGTGTTTTACAAACCAATCGACCTCAATGACGAACAAGTCTGGCTGAATGACGGGTTGGCCCCGTCGGCGGAAAACCCCAAATTTCACCAACAAATGGTTTATGCCGTCGCAATGAACACGGTGGCCGTCTTTGAAGAGGCATTGGGCCGCTCCGTGCTTTGGGCATCAAGCAGCAAGAAAGTGGGCAAGGTCTGGAAGGAGGAATTCGTCCAGCAACTGCGCATCTACCCCCACGCATTGCGGGAGGCCAATGCCTTCTACAACCC is from uncultured Litoreibacter sp. and encodes:
- a CDS encoding DUF4157 domain-containing protein, with product MKHKAVAKTQSKAPAARVPVRRQPLRLPTPVVQPSLRVGAVNDPAEREAETMAARVVGASAPTLAAAPAAQGGAAANAPAAPLRRNADNQPNTDELVPTPPPADHADFDLPSTQDVATDNLDASDLSELESGEPQDIGGEVALARRAERPGAVVGRMGGPAPKDVAALVANPGPGRPLPSGLRARVEPHFETSFEDVRLHDKPADRDAAARIGARAFTHGNHIWLADGESPTNTRLMAHELTHVVQQTQGDKALPLHRDAVQREPIRRDDDDEGYIEGWLEDKARYVPGYTLATVILGRTLISGRRVLKTATNLLQGIFGLHPLGTVLFDKLQETNMITDAFTWVSDRLGELNLTWSRVRGLVDRVLDLSPIRHGLDDVIAIFAPITRDLITFAVDVGKKVLEFAVRGALKLAGPYADRVWAIIEQARDVIHLIVEDPLGFAMNLVRAVVGGFRKFGVNILTHLKNGILGWLFGAIAGAGITMPERLDFKGLMSLVMQILGLTYANFRRILVRQLGSRGERIVSMIETSVEIVRILITEGFAGIWQKMLEMIENFKTTLISGLVQMVTTNVISAGIGWLAGLSNPVGAVVRVIKGIYDLIVAFLERLDQIMEVAQAIFSSVGAIARGETEPAANFVEQVIGRTVPVVISFLAAALGLGGISTSIRRVIDRLQAPILRAMERLVAFVVKKAKKMFSALIRRLNGRRRLPSVPFMVGDTPHEIQMHKDGRKVKYMIASDNPKEKDVVATATTRAANEIEAERAKQEAQRVAEEVADLAAKMERHENINTESERQPTGRPMAASSETATTEVAEITSESATLIDEVGVTTEVDADDAALVRGEPGRIEALEGMVGTYDHVASEKARLGEAAGLGRDELQRYELDHVVEKQYAINILNNLDRLDPNAPSDGSVMRDLPETAAGNRQRVTREADNAAQRFGLLGSGDYQTISPSGGILPVIATYKLNHQRVTGGADGGSARALVERALAAPTDKHGVLRTALQEQLTLEVQSVVDMISGDTTAPPEIVANVRAGLTTIQSDNARIYALGQQSEVPAASPDAGVNDTAAHMNGEGRSPNFRQMEGAGSAYGSAQSGNAGYLENDHVVDKAYPKNIAELPLLTDTQKASLDTTIKSNFEVDTIGALPNDVQNRRRRVHNRALFFGARHPMRTFTDATGWSIPLYKPLADRVTAATGERTNFASFAAQGETSMLSHLATFIAEGTDGSLASAEQAAQGPVKDKLSSLTEHHMTAITSQYREEFPRIRQANPNAQAQAEAALREITGRVAVSLQAAREQTRTLTQ